The Trichoderma atroviride chromosome 5, complete sequence genome contains a region encoding:
- a CDS encoding uncharacterized protein (EggNog:ENOG41) — translation MENQYQEFHPFSREPEVQREFREYLQENTNKKHISAERKHSLIRWLADKDAKPQTQSDYSLRNYAFKTYKWDGARHILWGIGKSEKPEKPAKNGKGKKPWRSGKGGKSSRKFQDRVVVTEDEILNVVEKVHMSNDHGGWDATWDEVSSKYCGIVRSDVIFLLKRCYICTIKPRKQSRRNATPDDSPDESPASSSSAPGPSSGQQAFQQPLQFYGQQAPEQQDFDQVLDQYSQATFDYSFGNDFGNNSFQTDSFQTDSFQTDSFQTDSFQTDCFQTDSFQTDSFQYDSFQTDSFEGLDQLWNEEVPDVNHIPDMSHMPDIGHPAVGYPNIDMTNIDNIDPALLSNDFQNMSLTYTYPLPEEPSGSDTYPYDPDFMLDSV, via the coding sequence ATGGAGAATCAATATCAAGAATTTCACCCATTCAGTAGAGAGCCTGAGGTTCAGAGGGAGTTTAGGGAATATCTCCAGGAAAACACCAACAAGAAGCACATATCCGCAGAGAGGAAGCACAGTCTTATACGATGGCTCGCTGACAAGGATGCCAAGCCCCAAACTCAGAGTGACTACTCTCTACGAAACTACGCGTTTAAGACTTATAAATGGGACGGTGCCAGGCATATCCTCTGGGGCATCGGCAAGAGCGAGAAGCCCGAGAAGCCCGCCAAGAACGGAAAAGGCAAGAAGCCTTGGAGGAGTGGGAAGGGCGGAAAGAGCAGCAGGAAGTTCCAGGATAGGGTGGTTGTCACCGAAGATGAGATCTTGAATGTGGTGGAAAAAGTCCACATGTCCAATGATCATGGAGGGTGGGATGCCACCTGGGACGAAGTCAGCAGCAAGTATTGTGGGATCGTGAGATCGGatgtcatcttcctcttgaAGAGGTGTTACATCTGCACCATAAAGCCTCGCAAACAATCCAGGAGGAATGCGACCCCTGATGACTCCCCTGATGAGTCCCCTGCTTCAAGTTCATCTGCCCCAGGGCCGTCCTCTGGGCAGCAAGCTTTTCAGCAACCACTACAATTCTATGGGCAGCAAGCCCCTGAGCAGCAAGATTTCGATCAAGTCCTCGACCAGTACTCCCAAGCAACGTTCGACTATAGTTTCGGCAATGATTTTGGGAACAACAGCTTTCAGACTGATAGCTTTCAGACTGATAGCTTTCAAACTGACAGCTTCCAAACTGATAGCTTCCAAACTGATTGCTTTCAAACTGATAGCTTCCAAACCGATAGCTTCCAATACGATAGCTTTCAAACTGATAGCTTTGAAGGCTTGGATCAGCTCTGGAACGAAGAGGTGCCGGATGTCAACCATATACCAGATATGAGCCATATGCCAGATATCGGCCATCCAGCTGTTGGCTATCCGAATATCGACATGACCAACATAGACAACATAGATCCTGCTTTGCTCAGCAACGACTTCCAAAACATGAGCCTCACGTATACCTACCCACTTCCCGAAGAGCCTTCGGGCAGCGACACTTACCCCTACGATCCCGATTTCATGCTAGACTCTGTGTAA